The Methanobrevibacter sp. genome has a window encoding:
- a CDS encoding ABC transporter ATP-binding protein has protein sequence MDKLLDVENVSISFIQYTQGLNQRDLKVITDLTLDISEGEILAVLGSSGSGKSLLAHAIFGILPENANLNGKIKYKGKELSQKDKEEIRGKEIALIPQSVNFLDPLMKISDQAIGHTESEEEKKAKKAKQREIFEHYNLGPEVDDMYPFQLSGGMARRVLVSTALFSNPKLVVADEPTPGLDEKTVQETLNHFKHMKEDDVGVLLITHDIHAALEVADRIGIFYSGYVIEIAENKDFSGDGENLLHPYTKALYKALPANGFNLTKGHQPLHGEIPEGCPYYDRCEMRFDRCKSERPQLIDLGNKKVRCFKYEEGA, from the coding sequence ATGGATAAATTATTAGATGTGGAAAATGTTTCAATTTCATTCATACAGTATACTCAAGGATTAAATCAAAGGGATTTGAAAGTAATCACAGATTTAACACTTGACATATCCGAAGGAGAAATACTGGCAGTATTGGGTTCCAGCGGATCTGGAAAAAGCCTGCTTGCACATGCCATATTCGGAATTCTTCCTGAAAATGCAAACCTGAATGGAAAAATAAAATATAAAGGAAAAGAACTGTCACAAAAAGACAAAGAGGAGATACGCGGGAAAGAAATAGCATTAATTCCTCAATCAGTCAACTTCTTAGACCCTTTAATGAAAATTTCTGACCAGGCAATCGGACACACTGAAAGCGAAGAAGAGAAGAAAGCCAAAAAGGCAAAACAAAGAGAAATCTTCGAACACTACAACCTAGGCCCTGAAGTGGATGACATGTACCCCTTCCAACTATCCGGAGGAATGGCAAGAAGAGTGCTCGTATCAACAGCATTATTCTCAAACCCAAAACTTGTCGTTGCTGATGAGCCGACACCGGGACTTGATGAAAAAACAGTGCAGGAAACTCTAAACCACTTCAAACACATGAAGGAAGATGATGTGGGAGTACTGTTAATCACACACGACATCCATGCAGCGCTAGAAGTGGCAGACAGGATAGGAATATTCTACTCAGGATATGTTATCGAAATCGCTGAAAACAAGGACTTTTCAGGTGATGGAGAAAACCTCCTGCACCCTTACACAAAGGCTTTATACAAGGCACTGCCAGCAAATGGGTTCAACCTGACAAAAGGCCACCAACCACTGCATGGTGAAATTCCGGAAGGTTGCCCATATTACGACAGGTGCGAAATGAGATTCGACAGATGCAAAAGCGAGAGACCACAACTAATCGACCTAGGAAATAAAAAAGTCAGATGTTTTAAATATGAAGAAGGTGCATAA